One region of Flavobacteriales bacterium genomic DNA includes:
- a CDS encoding sterol desaturase family protein: MLSTLKIMFTAGVTIALLILVIELIVSRIKKQRVYTLADTLTNLSCGMIERSFDAFWAVMLFFVFNYIYQMVPWKIPSGAITWIIALFVTDFLAYWHHRLSHEINFLWAAHIVHHQSEELNTSTVFRVSFFAVINRSFFFIWMPFLGFDPLTVASTAIFLGIYQFLTHSRFVGKLGFLEIFMTTPSHHRVHHARNPKYLDKNYGHIFIIWDKMFGTFMEEEEEPDYGITSGFESSNAFRAQFSYWKNLFTRASRTQGLKNKIAVFVKGPEFTPEDVEHLPSEYKTDAKGERVHYRQLFGVEKSAYILINVISTFSLFFLLTRLVVPKPEGEVEMSIAQAYMREAYDFLFQDYVLALIGLILFSILSHGYFMDQKKGSGLLDSIRLIATALIVPFVFSNMDNVSPYLTTGIIAATAMMALWLIRLKWYDKKLSSVKG, from the coding sequence ATGTTATCAACACTTAAAATAATGTTCACCGCAGGGGTTACAATAGCCTTGCTTATTTTGGTCATCGAATTAATTGTATCGCGTATTAAGAAACAGCGTGTTTACACCTTAGCAGACACCTTAACCAACTTATCCTGTGGGATGATTGAACGTTCCTTTGATGCGTTTTGGGCGGTGATGTTATTCTTTGTTTTTAATTACATCTACCAAATGGTACCTTGGAAAATTCCATCTGGCGCTATTACATGGATTATTGCACTGTTTGTAACTGATTTTCTCGCTTATTGGCATCACCGATTAAGCCACGAAATTAACTTCCTATGGGCTGCACATATCGTACACCACCAAAGTGAAGAACTAAACACTTCTACCGTTTTTAGGGTTTCATTTTTTGCTGTTATTAACCGTTCATTCTTTTTTATTTGGATGCCCTTTTTAGGATTTGATCCATTAACTGTTGCTTCTACAGCAATATTCTTAGGTATTTACCAATTCCTTACACACTCTCGATTTGTAGGAAAACTTGGGTTTTTAGAAATTTTCATGACCACACCTTCTCACCATAGAGTTCATCATGCAAGAAACCCGAAGTACTTAGATAAAAATTACGGACACATCTTTATTATTTGGGATAAAATGTTTGGTACTTTTATGGAAGAAGAAGAGGAACCTGACTATGGAATTACAAGTGGTTTTGAAAGTTCAAACGCTTTTAGAGCACAGTTCTCTTATTGGAAAAACCTCTTCACCAGGGCCTCAAGGACTCAAGGGTTAAAAAACAAAATAGCTGTTTTTGTAAAAGGTCCAGAGTTTACACCAGAAGATGTAGAACACCTACCATCTGAATACAAAACAGATGCAAAAGGGGAACGTGTTCATTATCGCCAATTATTTGGGGTAGAAAAAAGTGCCTACATTTTAATCAATGTCATTAGTACTTTTTCTTTGTTTTTCTTGCTAACCCGATTAGTCGTTCCCAAACCAGAGGGGGAAGTTGAAATGTCTATTGCTCAAGCTTATATGCGTGAAGCCTATGATTTCTTATTCCAAGATTATGTACTTGCTTTAATTGGACTCATTTTATTTTCGATTCTTTCACACGGTTATTTTATGGACCAAAAGAAAGGATCTGGTTTATTAGATAGTATTCGACTGATTGCAACAGCACTAATTGTTCCTTTTGTATTTTCTAATATGGACAATGTTTCGCCATATTTGACAACAGGTATTATTGCAGCAACAGCAATGATGGCCTTGTGGTTGATTCGCTTAAAATGGTACGATAAAAAGTTAAGTTCTGTTAAGGGATAA
- a CDS encoding cation transporter has protein sequence MKTTKIIFITVLISLLSTVGLGQEKKKKTTEINFNVNGICDMCKERIENALDVKGVKFSEWDVDTHNCTVIYKPAIISAKEIHQLIADVGHDTDSIKATDEVYRNIHGCCKYRD, from the coding sequence ATGAAAACAACTAAAATTATATTCATTACTGTATTAATAAGTCTTCTGTCTACAGTTGGACTAGGACAAGAAAAAAAGAAAAAAACAACCGAGATCAATTTTAATGTCAATGGTATATGTGACATGTGCAAAGAGCGTATTGAAAACGCGCTTGATGTTAAAGGTGTAAAATTTTCCGAATGGGATGTTGACACCCATAACTGTACTGTTATTTATAAACCAGCCATCATTTCTGCTAAAGAAATCCATCAGTTAATTGCTGATGTTGGACATGACACCGACTCTATAAAAGCGACTGACGAAGTTTATCGTAATATTCACGGATGTTGTAAATATAGAGACTAA